In Streptococcus respiraculi, one DNA window encodes the following:
- a CDS encoding AMP-binding protein: MISYQPLNLYRQFKEAAERFPEVAIVFDKVYPSFPELGFENTYTQVFAAIQQRAYQLAEAGVAYGDKVMFYKSPAFDTYLLAVAATALGAVPVMPSYHLPASTMDVFAERLERAFIVFDEETAERVAAMKRKDLVTTLAVSDLLTFPAHPVAENLLPEDVIQYMTHTSGTTGIPKLICHTAQTMGWRVAWQQTIFEKMTERNVLAFHISPVHSRYNIGVSSAIGLGFPLLPLSSARTQDVAETLKRYQPMALETHPNNFVQWALLAKNNPSVFSSIRYYHSTFDAINIGTLRVFLEASKENAPVFMQVYGQSECGPMILRYHRLETLGSTSGRDMGVGLSGYTEARITDEHGHPLSTGQNGHIQLLSRGRAVTYYKEDARFQENVYGDWWDSGDYGCMTEEGTLLLKDRQVDVIESIDSNLALEDFLLDQLDFLSEVVIIRDTNGAPQPIIALAEGAVMDWDAWWHQVVDLPLLKEPILMAYEDIPRTATMKVQRLKMEAEMKLKNL; this comes from the coding sequence ATGATCTCCTATCAACCATTAAATTTATACCGTCAGTTCAAGGAAGCAGCAGAGCGGTTTCCAGAAGTTGCTATTGTCTTTGACAAGGTTTATCCGTCTTTTCCTGAATTGGGATTTGAAAATACCTACACTCAGGTTTTTGCTGCTATTCAACAGAGGGCTTATCAGCTAGCGGAAGCAGGAGTTGCTTATGGAGACAAAGTCATGTTTTATAAAAGTCCTGCTTTTGATACCTATTTATTAGCGGTTGCTGCGACAGCCTTGGGAGCGGTTCCAGTAATGCCGTCTTATCACTTGCCAGCAAGTACCATGGATGTCTTTGCCGAACGCTTGGAGCGCGCCTTTATTGTCTTTGATGAGGAAACGGCAGAACGAGTTGCAGCGATGAAACGCAAGGATCTGGTGACGACTCTTGCAGTTTCGGATTTGTTGACTTTTCCTGCTCATCCTGTTGCTGAAAATCTACTTCCTGAAGATGTGATTCAGTATATGACTCACACCTCTGGAACGACAGGGATTCCCAAACTTATCTGCCACACGGCGCAGACCATGGGTTGGCGCGTGGCTTGGCAGCAGACAATCTTTGAAAAGATGACAGAGCGTAATGTGTTAGCTTTTCATATTTCTCCTGTTCACTCACGCTACAATATTGGGGTTTCGTCTGCCATTGGGCTTGGTTTTCCCTTACTTCCCTTATCGTCTGCTAGGACTCAAGATGTCGCAGAGACCTTGAAACGCTATCAACCCATGGCGCTTGAAACGCACCCGAATAATTTTGTGCAATGGGCGCTGCTTGCTAAGAATAATCCATCTGTTTTTTCAAGCATCCGTTACTATCATTCGACTTTCGATGCTATTAATATCGGGACTTTACGAGTTTTTTTAGAGGCTTCTAAGGAAAATGCCCCTGTCTTTATGCAGGTCTATGGTCAGAGTGAATGCGGGCCAATGATTCTGCGCTATCATCGCTTGGAAACTCTTGGTAGCACAAGTGGTCGAGATATGGGGGTAGGGCTTTCTGGTTATACAGAAGCGAGGATTACGGATGAGCATGGTCATCCTTTATCAACTGGTCAAAATGGTCATATTCAACTCCTATCCCGTGGGCGTGCAGTAACCTATTATAAAGAAGATGCTCGTTTCCAAGAAAATGTCTACGGAGACTGGTGGGATAGCGGTGACTATGGTTGTATGACTGAGGAGGGCACTTTACTCTTGAAAGACCGTCAGGTGGATGTGATCGAATCAATTGATAGCAATCTCGCCTTGGAAGATTTCTTGTTGGATCAGTTGGACTTTTTATCAGAGGTTGTCATTATTCGTGATACAAATGGCGCTCCGCAACCGATTATTGCTCTTGCAGAAGGTGCAGTGATGGATTGGGATGCGTGGTGGCATCAGGTGGTGGATCTTCCCCTACTCAAAGAGCCTATTTTAATGGCCTATGAGGATATTCCACGGACCGCAACGATGAAAGTGCAGCGCTTAAAAATGGAAGCAGAGATGAAACTAAAGAATCTCTAA
- the queA gene encoding tRNA preQ1(34) S-adenosylmethionine ribosyltransferase-isomerase QueA, producing MNTADFDFHLPEHLIAQVPLEQRDASRLLILDREKQTLADEHFDHIIDELEAGDALVMNNTRVLPARLYGEKPDTGGHVELLLLKNTQGDQWEVLAKPAKRLKVGSQISFGDGRLTATIIQELDHGGRIVEFAYDGIFLEVLESLGEMPLPPYIHEKLDDRERYQTVYAKENGSAAAPTAGLHFTQELLKKIEAKGVKLVYLTLHVGLGTFRPVSVDNLDEHEMHSEFYSLSKEAASTLREVRASGHRIIAVGTTSIRTLETIGNKFNGEIQADSGWTNIFIKPGYQFKLVDAFSTNFHLPKSTLVMLVSAFAGREFVLEAYQHAIENEYRFFSFGDAMFIK from the coding sequence ATGAATACTGCTGATTTCGATTTTCACTTACCCGAACACCTGATTGCCCAAGTACCGCTCGAACAGCGTGACGCTTCCCGACTCTTAATCCTCGACCGTGAGAAACAAACTCTGGCGGATGAGCATTTTGACCACATTATCGATGAATTAGAAGCTGGCGATGCCCTTGTGATGAACAACACCCGCGTTCTACCAGCCCGTCTCTACGGGGAAAAACCTGATACCGGTGGACACGTGGAATTGCTCCTTCTCAAAAATACTCAGGGTGACCAGTGGGAAGTTCTTGCCAAACCAGCCAAGCGCCTCAAAGTCGGAAGTCAGATTTCCTTTGGGGATGGTCGCTTAACCGCAACCATTATCCAAGAATTGGATCACGGTGGTCGTATCGTTGAATTTGCCTACGATGGTATTTTCCTTGAGGTCTTGGAAAGCCTTGGAGAAATGCCACTCCCGCCTTATATTCACGAAAAACTCGATGACCGCGAACGCTATCAGACCGTTTATGCTAAGGAAAATGGCTCAGCTGCTGCACCGACAGCAGGGCTCCATTTCACCCAAGAATTGCTGAAAAAAATTGAAGCAAAAGGAGTTAAACTGGTCTACCTGACTCTACATGTCGGCTTGGGCACCTTCCGCCCCGTTTCTGTTGACAATCTAGATGAGCATGAAATGCACTCAGAATTTTATAGCCTATCAAAAGAGGCTGCCAGTACCCTGCGGGAAGTCAGAGCATCTGGTCACCGCATCATCGCAGTCGGCACCACTTCTATCCGCACCTTGGAAACGATTGGCAATAAATTTAATGGAGAGATTCAGGCTGATTCCGGCTGGACCAATATCTTCATCAAACCAGGCTACCAATTTAAGCTAGTTGATGCCTTTTCAACCAACTTCCACTTACCAAAATCAACCTTGGTCATGCTGGTATCTGCTTTTGCAGGACGCGAATTTGTCCTTGAAGCCTACCAACATGCGATTGAAAATGAGTACCGCTTCTTTAGTTTTGGTGATGCCATGTTCATCAAATAG
- a CDS encoding MalY/PatB family protein — MGHFDFTTRPNRLAQHSEKWKTSEREPDLLQMWVADMDFIPFEEIREAIKRYANDYIFGYTYASDALYQSIVDWEKFEHGYAITREDIVLIEGVVPAISIAVQALTNEGDAVLINTPVYPPFARTVKLNQRKLVTNSLVKKNGRFELDLKQLEKDLVEQDVKLYILCSPHNPGGRVWSRDELEAVGRLCQKHGVLLVSDEIHQDLTLFGHKHHSFNTLQPDFKNFTIILSSATKTFNIAGTKNSFAIIENKNLKKRFARRQLANNHHEVSTVGLLATEAAFSYGKPWLEELKAVLEQNIDYIVDYLGSHTKIDVMKPEGTYLVWLDFSAYGLSHEEIHEKLRNEARVVLNDGMTFGGEGTCHARFNAATPFETVQEACERIARVFEKD; from the coding sequence ATGGGACACTTTGATTTTACAACACGGCCTAATCGCTTAGCGCAACATTCTGAAAAATGGAAGACGAGTGAACGTGAGCCTGATTTGCTCCAGATGTGGGTAGCGGACATGGACTTTATCCCGTTTGAAGAGATACGGGAAGCAATCAAGCGCTATGCGAATGACTATATCTTTGGCTACACCTATGCCAGTGATGCGCTCTACCAGAGTATCGTTGACTGGGAAAAATTTGAGCATGGCTATGCTATTACTCGAGAAGATATTGTCTTGATTGAAGGTGTCGTGCCTGCGATTTCGATTGCGGTTCAAGCCTTGACAAATGAAGGAGATGCGGTGCTGATCAATACGCCAGTCTATCCTCCTTTTGCTCGTACGGTCAAGCTCAATCAGCGCAAATTGGTCACCAATTCTCTTGTCAAGAAAAATGGTCGTTTTGAGCTGGACCTCAAGCAGTTGGAAAAGGACTTGGTCGAGCAGGATGTAAAATTGTACATTCTTTGCAGTCCCCACAATCCTGGTGGTCGTGTCTGGAGCAGGGATGAGTTGGAAGCGGTTGGCCGCTTGTGCCAAAAGCACGGTGTCCTCTTGGTATCAGATGAGATTCATCAGGACTTGACCTTGTTTGGTCACAAGCACCATAGTTTTAATACCTTGCAGCCAGATTTTAAGAATTTCACCATTATATTGTCGTCAGCTACAAAAACTTTTAATATTGCAGGGACGAAGAATAGTTTTGCCATTATTGAAAATAAAAATCTGAAGAAGCGCTTTGCTAGACGACAGTTGGCTAATAATCACCATGAAGTTTCAACGGTTGGTCTATTAGCTACTGAAGCTGCCTTTTCGTACGGTAAGCCCTGGTTGGAGGAGCTGAAAGCAGTCTTAGAGCAGAATATCGACTATATTGTAGACTATCTTGGCTCACATACCAAGATTGATGTGATGAAGCCTGAAGGCACCTATCTCGTCTGGCTGGATTTTTCAGCTTACGGACTGAGCCATGAGGAAATCCATGAAAAATTGCGCAACGAAGCGCGTGTCGTTTTAAATGACGGTATGACCTTTGGAGGAGAGGGGACTTGTCATGCTCGTTTTAATGCGGCAACACCTTTTGAGACGGTTCAAGAAGCCTGTGAGCGGATTGCGCGTGTCTTTGAAAAGGATTAG
- the holA gene encoding DNA polymerase III subunit delta: protein MTIIDEIQKVKKENLGPLTVLAGEDVGQFQLAKERLLKQIGFDSSDLTYAYFDMSESDYAQVELDLVSLPFFSDEKIVILDYFADITTDKKRYLSDEELKKFEDYLNQPVETTRLIVIAGGKLDSKRRLVKLLKRDGLVLEANSLKEAELRQFFKQEIAKMGLNIDNMAMDHLLVKSNFDFAEIHKNLFFLQSYKGDRQIGLEDIEQAIPKTLQDNLFDMSQLLLQGKIDQARSLVRDLRLQGEDEIKLIAILLNQFRLFLQVQLLYKEGLSEQQMVAELSDIMGRKINPFQVKFALRDSRRLSLSFLKKVVLVLIETDYQIKRGQFDKDYLFDIALLKIASA, encoded by the coding sequence ATGACCATTATTGATGAAATTCAGAAAGTAAAGAAGGAGAACTTGGGGCCGCTTACAGTGCTAGCTGGTGAGGATGTTGGACAGTTTCAACTAGCCAAGGAAAGACTTCTCAAACAAATTGGTTTTGATAGCAGTGACTTGACCTATGCTTATTTTGATATGTCCGAGTCTGATTATGCCCAAGTGGAGCTTGATTTGGTTTCCCTACCCTTTTTCTCGGATGAAAAAATTGTTATTTTGGATTATTTTGCCGATATAACGACCGATAAAAAACGGTATTTGAGCGATGAAGAGCTAAAGAAATTTGAGGATTATCTGAATCAACCTGTTGAAACGACGAGGCTGATTGTTATTGCAGGTGGGAAATTAGATAGCAAGCGCCGTCTGGTTAAGCTCTTGAAGCGGGACGGACTGGTGTTAGAAGCAAATAGCCTCAAAGAAGCAGAATTGCGACAATTTTTCAAGCAAGAAATTGCGAAAATGGGGCTAAATATAGACAACATGGCCATGGATCATCTCTTGGTTAAGTCGAATTTTGATTTTGCTGAAATCCATAAAAATCTGTTTTTTTTGCAGTCCTATAAGGGGGATCGTCAGATTGGGCTTGAAGATATTGAGCAGGCTATTCCTAAGACCTTACAGGATAATCTTTTTGATATGAGCCAACTTCTCTTACAGGGCAAGATTGATCAGGCTAGAAGCCTCGTACGCGACTTGCGTTTGCAGGGAGAAGACGAGATTAAGTTGATTGCGATTTTGCTCAACCAATTTCGACTATTTTTACAGGTGCAACTCTTGTATAAGGAAGGATTGAGTGAGCAACAAATGGTTGCTGAATTGTCAGATATTATGGGACGGAAAATCAATCCTTTTCAAGTCAAGTTTGCTTTACGGGATTCTCGTAGGTTGTCGCTTTCTTTTCTTAAAAAAGTTGTGCTGGTTCTGATCGAGACAGATTATCAGATTAAGCGGGGACAGTTTGACAAGGATTATCTTTTTGACATTGCTCTCCTGAAGATTGCTAGTGCATAA
- a CDS encoding 16S rRNA pseudouridine(516) synthase, with translation MRLDKCLEKASVGSRNQVKKFLKSQQVTVDGRLARSGRQIVDPGLQVIEVCGKQVILEAPVYYLLNKPVGVVSAVSDDKHQTVIDLIAEDDRRSGLYPIGRLDRDTEGLLLITNNGPLGFRMLHPKYHVEKVYYVEVNGLLADEAVSFFREGVQFLDGTVCQPAFLEIVSAEESLSRARIRISEGKFHQVKKMFLAYGVKVTYLKRIAFGDFVLEDDVPAGSYRTLTSAEKEILKRYLD, from the coding sequence ATGCGATTAGATAAGTGTTTGGAAAAGGCGAGTGTAGGCTCGCGGAATCAGGTGAAGAAATTCTTGAAGAGCCAGCAAGTGACGGTGGACGGGAGACTTGCAAGGTCTGGTCGTCAGATTGTGGATCCTGGTTTACAGGTGATTGAAGTCTGTGGCAAACAGGTGATACTTGAAGCCCCTGTCTACTATCTGCTCAATAAGCCCGTAGGTGTGGTATCAGCAGTATCGGATGACAAACATCAGACGGTGATTGACCTCATTGCAGAAGATGATAGGCGTTCAGGGCTTTATCCGATTGGTCGTCTCGATAGGGATACAGAAGGGCTCTTGCTCATTACCAATAATGGTCCTCTAGGATTTCGGATGCTACACCCCAAGTATCATGTGGAAAAGGTCTACTATGTGGAGGTCAATGGTCTGCTTGCTGACGAAGCGGTGAGTTTTTTTCGTGAGGGAGTCCAGTTCTTAGACGGGACTGTCTGCCAGCCTGCGTTTTTAGAGATTGTATCAGCAGAAGAAAGCCTCAGTCGAGCAAGAATTCGGATTTCAGAAGGGAAATTCCATCAGGTCAAGAAGATGTTTCTGGCTTACGGGGTAAAGGTGACCTATCTCAAGCGGATTGCCTTTGGCGACTTTGTCTTAGAAGATGATGTGCCAGCAGGTAGCTATCGGACATTAACGAGTGCGGAAAAGGAAATCTTAAAGCGGTATTTAGATTAG
- a CDS encoding glucosamine-6-phosphate deaminase codes for MKVIRVKDQIEGGLAAFELLKEELKAGAKVLGLATGSTPIEFYKQVVASDLDFSDLVSVNLDEYVGLGSESDQSYIYFMSEHLFDKKPFKVSYLPNGLAEDLDAEVERYNTLLAENPVDFQILGIGRNGHIGFNEPGSPFDGLTRVVDLTPSTIEANSRFFEKEEDVPTQAISMGIASIMASKTLVLMAYGEEKADAVYGMVNGPVTEDVPASVLQNHTNVYVIVDEAAGQKL; via the coding sequence ATGAAAGTTATTCGTGTTAAAGATCAAATCGAAGGCGGTCTTGCTGCTTTTGAATTACTAAAAGAAGAGTTGAAAGCAGGGGCTAAAGTTTTAGGACTTGCGACAGGTTCGACTCCTATTGAATTTTATAAGCAAGTCGTTGCAAGTGATCTTGATTTTTCAGACCTCGTATCGGTTAATTTAGACGAGTATGTGGGTCTTGGCAGTGAAAGTGATCAGTCTTATATCTACTTCATGAGTGAGCATTTGTTTGATAAGAAACCGTTTAAGGTATCCTATTTGCCAAATGGTTTGGCTGAGGATTTGGACGCAGAAGTGGAGCGCTACAATACTCTCTTAGCTGAGAATCCCGTTGATTTCCAAATCTTAGGAATTGGGCGCAACGGTCATATCGGTTTCAATGAACCTGGTTCACCGTTCGACGGTTTGACACGTGTGGTTGATTTAACACCGTCTACTATTGAAGCGAATAGTCGTTTCTTTGAAAAGGAAGAAGATGTGCCAACACAAGCGATTTCGATGGGAATTGCCTCTATCATGGCATCAAAGACCTTGGTGCTTATGGCTTATGGTGAAGAAAAAGCAGATGCTGTCTATGGTATGGTCAATGGTCCGGTGACGGAAGATGTGCCAGCAAGTGTCTTACAAAATCATACAAATGTTTATGTGATTGTAGATGAGGCTGCGGGACAAAAATTATGA
- a CDS encoding UDP-N-acetylmuramoyl-L-alanyl-D-glutamate--L-lysine ligase, with protein sequence MIRLDTVLTILKNDHNFREMIDNGIYSYNWSDEEVFDQISYDSRKVDSKTLFFVKGANFKTEFLMTAIAAGLRFYIAEKDYEVGIPAIIVTDIKQAMSLIAMEFYGHPQDKLKLLAFTGTKGKTTAAYFAYTILEQSHKPAMLSTMNTTLDGRTFFKSTLTTPESIDLFAMMAEAVSNGRTHLIMEVSSQAYLVKRVYGLTFDVGVFLNISPDHIGPIEHPSFEDYFYHKRLLMENSRAVILNSGMDHFEVIKDQVSTTPHDIYGPHSNNCIIHSQAFHFEAGGILAGDYDIQLIGHFNQENALAAGLACLRLGASPADIQAGIAATSVPGRMEVLTQKNGAKVFVDYAHNGDSVGKLIDVVLTHQTGKTILVLGATGNKGESRRKDFGLLLNRYPDVYVILTADDPNREDPAAIAKEIQSYMKGPSQIIVDRETAIQAALSMTKSAHDAVIIAGKGADQYQIINDTKVPYAGDLTIAKRYL encoded by the coding sequence ATGATTAGATTAGACACTGTATTAACCATTTTAAAAAATGACCATAATTTCCGTGAGATGATAGATAACGGAATTTACAGCTACAACTGGTCAGACGAAGAAGTCTTTGACCAGATTAGCTATGACAGCCGCAAGGTCGACAGCAAGACCCTCTTTTTCGTCAAGGGAGCCAATTTCAAAACTGAGTTTCTCATGACTGCCATTGCAGCTGGACTACGCTTTTATATCGCTGAAAAAGACTACGAAGTCGGCATTCCAGCAATCATCGTAACAGACATCAAGCAAGCTATGAGTCTGATTGCCATGGAATTTTACGGTCACCCACAGGACAAATTAAAACTGCTTGCTTTCACAGGCACTAAAGGAAAGACCACTGCTGCCTACTTTGCCTACACCATTCTAGAACAGAGCCACAAGCCAGCCATGCTATCCACCATGAACACCACGCTGGACGGACGAACCTTTTTCAAGTCTACACTGACCACACCTGAAAGTATCGACCTCTTTGCTATGATGGCAGAAGCCGTTTCAAATGGTCGCACTCACTTGATTATGGAGGTGTCTAGTCAAGCCTATCTGGTCAAGCGAGTCTACGGCCTCACCTTTGATGTCGGCGTTTTTCTCAACATCAGCCCTGATCATATCGGTCCGATTGAACACCCTAGCTTTGAAGATTACTTTTACCATAAGCGGCTGTTAATGGAAAATAGCAGAGCAGTTATCCTAAATAGCGGAATGGACCATTTTGAAGTTATAAAAGACCAAGTGTCAACTACTCCGCATGATATCTACGGCCCACATTCTAACAACTGCATCATCCATTCCCAAGCCTTTCACTTTGAAGCAGGTGGCATTCTTGCAGGCGACTACGATATTCAGTTGATTGGCCACTTCAACCAAGAAAATGCCCTTGCAGCAGGCCTTGCCTGCTTGCGTCTGGGAGCAAGCCCCGCAGATATTCAAGCAGGAATTGCTGCAACCAGTGTCCCTGGTCGCATGGAGGTTCTCACCCAAAAAAATGGAGCTAAGGTCTTTGTCGACTATGCCCACAACGGCGATAGCGTCGGCAAGCTCATTGATGTTGTCCTCACACATCAGACAGGGAAAACCATTCTCGTACTTGGTGCAACAGGTAATAAAGGAGAAAGCCGCCGCAAGGATTTCGGACTTCTGCTGAACCGCTATCCCGACGTCTATGTGATTCTGACTGCAGACGATCCAAATCGTGAAGATCCTGCGGCTATTGCAAAAGAAATCCAGTCCTACATGAAAGGACCAAGCCAGATTATCGTAGACCGCGAAACAGCTATTCAAGCAGCCCTTTCCATGACCAAGTCCGCACATGATGCTGTCATCATTGCAGGAAAAGGCGCAGACCAATACCAGATTATCAACGACACAAAAGTTCCCTATGCAGGTGACTTGACCATTGCCAAACGCTACTTATAG
- a CDS encoding aminotransferase encodes MEIAAFGVEEWLNEWETKAVYDIAGSSIDSLILGEILALGGISQSAFLEDLWDKKMNYGWIEGSPAFKEEVRKLYQNVEVSQILQTNGATGANHLALYALIEKGDHVISLYPSYQQLYDIPRSLGAEVSLWQIHEEDSWLPSLDELRAMIRPDTKIICINNANNPTGAVMERPFLKELVAIAREVGAYILSDEVYKPLDDHFDVPAIVDLYEKGISVNSMSKTYSIAGVRVGWIVANDELSNLFRKYRDYTMICAGVIDDALATYVLQHKEVVLERNRAIVAENLSVVKDWVEHEPRVSLIEPSAVPVSFIKLDIPEETETFCLRLLEEKGVLLVPGNRFDRPGYARLGYCTQTVTLKKGLALLSECLRQYD; translated from the coding sequence ATGGAAATTGCAGCGTTTGGTGTGGAAGAGTGGTTGAACGAATGGGAAACGAAGGCGGTCTATGATATTGCAGGGAGCTCAATTGATTCGCTGATTTTGGGGGAGATTCTAGCCTTGGGAGGGATTTCTCAGTCAGCCTTTTTAGAGGATTTGTGGGACAAGAAGATGAATTATGGCTGGATTGAGGGTTCGCCTGCTTTTAAGGAAGAGGTACGAAAACTCTATCAGAATGTAGAAGTCAGTCAAATTCTCCAGACCAATGGAGCAACGGGGGCTAATCATTTGGCGCTCTATGCCTTGATTGAAAAAGGGGACCATGTTATCTCCCTCTACCCTAGCTATCAGCAGCTGTACGATATTCCGCGCTCTTTGGGTGCAGAAGTCTCACTTTGGCAGATTCATGAGGAGGATTCATGGTTGCCATCCTTGGATGAATTGCGAGCCATGATTCGTCCTGATACCAAGATTATTTGCATTAACAATGCTAATAATCCAACAGGTGCGGTGATGGAGCGACCTTTCTTGAAAGAGCTAGTGGCGATTGCGAGAGAAGTTGGCGCTTATATTTTATCCGATGAAGTGTATAAGCCTCTAGATGATCATTTTGATGTGCCGGCTATAGTGGATTTGTACGAAAAAGGTATTTCGGTCAATAGCATGTCAAAGACCTATTCGATTGCTGGTGTGCGAGTTGGCTGGATTGTGGCAAATGATGAGCTGTCCAATCTCTTTCGGAAATACCGCGATTACACCATGATTTGTGCTGGAGTGATAGATGATGCTCTTGCGACCTATGTCTTGCAACATAAGGAAGTAGTTTTGGAGCGAAATCGGGCAATCGTTGCTGAAAATCTGAGTGTAGTCAAAGATTGGGTGGAACACGAGCCACGGGTGTCCTTGATTGAGCCAAGTGCGGTTCCTGTGTCCTTTATCAAATTGGATATTCCCGAAGAGACAGAGACGTTTTGCCTACGCTTATTAGAGGAAAAAGGAGTCTTGCTGGTACCGGGCAATCGCTTTGACCGTCCAGGCTATGCGCGTTTAGGCTACTGTACACAGACTGTGACCCTGAAAAAGGGCTTGGCTTTGCTATCAGAATGTTTAAGGCAGTATGATTAA
- a CDS encoding cystathionine gamma-synthase: MADYKVDTLLAHAGINADEKTGALVSPIHLSTTYQHPEFGQSTGFDYTRTKNPTRLNLEATLAAIEKADYALVTSSGMAALVLLFSGFPVGSRIVAARDLYGGSFRWFNEQEEQGRFHFTYANSEAELLAQITTETDYVFIETPTNPLMVEFDIARVAEVAHTYDAKVIVDNTFYSPIYQNPLPLGADVVLHSATKYLSGHNDVLAGVLMTNDRDLYDKLFYDQNTTGPTLSPFDAYLLMRGLKTLALRMERSTKNAQKVVDFLRQSSAVREVYYTGKGGMVSVKVADEKKIPRILNHLKVFTFAESLGGVESLITYPATQTHADIPADVRHSYGLTDDLLRLSIGIEDVDDLIADLRQALEG; the protein is encoded by the coding sequence ATGGCAGATTATAAAGTTGATACCTTATTAGCACACGCTGGGATTAATGCAGATGAAAAAACAGGGGCCTTGGTGTCGCCGATTCATCTATCCACGACCTATCAGCACCCAGAGTTTGGTCAATCGACAGGTTTTGATTATACACGGACCAAGAATCCGACCCGTTTGAATCTGGAGGCGACCTTGGCTGCGATTGAAAAGGCGGACTACGCCTTGGTGACCAGTTCTGGAATGGCAGCCTTGGTCTTGCTCTTTAGTGGCTTTCCAGTTGGTAGTCGAATTGTTGCTGCGCGTGATTTATACGGCGGTAGTTTTCGTTGGTTCAATGAGCAGGAAGAACAGGGACGTTTTCATTTTACCTATGCCAATTCAGAAGCAGAATTGCTCGCTCAGATTACGACTGAAACAGACTATGTTTTTATCGAAACGCCGACCAATCCTTTAATGGTGGAGTTTGATATTGCAAGAGTAGCAGAAGTCGCTCATACTTATGATGCTAAGGTCATCGTAGATAACACCTTTTACAGTCCTATTTATCAAAATCCCCTCCCTTTGGGAGCGGATGTGGTACTCCATTCTGCTACTAAGTATCTATCAGGGCATAACGATGTCCTAGCGGGTGTCTTGATGACCAATGACAGGGACTTGTACGACAAACTCTTTTATGACCAAAATACGACAGGACCAACCTTGTCTCCTTTTGATGCTTACTTATTGATGCGGGGCTTGAAAACTCTTGCTCTACGTATGGAACGCTCCACAAAAAATGCTCAGAAAGTGGTGGATTTTTTACGCCAATCAAGTGCGGTGCGAGAAGTTTACTACACTGGAAAAGGTGGTATGGTGTCAGTTAAGGTGGCTGATGAGAAGAAAATACCAAGAATTTTAAACCACCTCAAAGTCTTTACGTTTGCGGAAAGTCTTGGTGGTGTGGAGAGCTTGATTACCTATCCTGCGACGCAAACGCATGCGGATATTCCTGCGGACGTTCGTCATTCCTATGGTTTGACAGATGATTTGCTACGCTTATCGATTGGAATCGAGGATGTAGACGACTTGATTGCAGACTTGAGACAGGCATTGGAGGGCTAG
- the sodA gene encoding superoxide dismutase SodA encodes MAIILPDLPYAYDALEPHIDAETMTLHHDKHHATYVANANAALEKHPEIGEDLVSLLSNVENIPADIRQALINNGGGHLNHALFWELLSPEKTEVPAELAAEIATTFGSFDDFQAAFTTAATTRFGSGWAFLVVNKEGKLEIVSTANQDTPIMNGLTPILALDVWEHAYYLNYRNVRPNYIKAFFEIINWNKVNELYQAAK; translated from the coding sequence ATGGCAATTATTTTACCAGATTTACCATACGCTTATGACGCTCTTGAACCGCATATTGATGCAGAAACAATGACATTGCATCATGATAAGCACCATGCAACCTATGTTGCGAATGCAAATGCAGCCCTTGAAAAACACCCTGAAATTGGTGAAGACTTGGTATCATTGCTGTCAAATGTGGAAAACATCCCAGCAGATATTCGTCAAGCCTTGATTAACAATGGTGGTGGCCATTTGAACCATGCTCTTTTTTGGGAATTATTGTCACCAGAAAAAACAGAAGTTCCAGCTGAATTGGCAGCAGAGATTGCTACTACATTTGGTTCATTTGATGATTTCCAAGCAGCCTTTACAACAGCAGCAACCACTCGTTTTGGCTCAGGATGGGCTTTCTTGGTAGTGAATAAAGAAGGCAAGCTTGAAATCGTCTCAACTGCTAACCAAGATACGCCAATCATGAATGGTTTGACACCAATCTTGGCGCTCGATGTGTGGGAACATGCCTACTACTTAAACTACCGCAATGTTCGTCCAAACTACATCAAAGCATTCTTTGAAATCATCAATTGGAACAAAGTAAACGAATTATACCAAGCAGCTAAATAA